Proteins found in one Crassostrea angulata isolate pt1a10 chromosome 3, ASM2561291v2, whole genome shotgun sequence genomic segment:
- the LOC128175038 gene encoding BTB/POZ domain-containing protein 1-like: MARLGEKLIKAFHQQEFCDLEISLSDGTTLRAHRTVVILSSDWFRTCLSENWDPNQSKKAVICHDFLPSLTRSVIEFLYTHEIDLSFENVEDVIQASQFYMITDLSVKCLDFLQQSICVEKAVLVLLISHKFGLKDVVSSSLLYIDKYARDILSNSPANEMFFQYPVDLVNLMLKRNTLCMHEEKLFLLIVKWMHSEFRNVSDTWEKIVPNIRFGRMSASFFIENVVYQNIISDDYAMKILLYLNSLNVCKDTVGPAFHSRMCESDKDIKIVRFFSRSPRNTWKCDELNGDRLVVSVDKNMQLHGIILYGNYNVSVLVEIALSCDENILLKEKVREELTEECEFSFIFANNVTLEKDKLYTVAVHMSGCDVYFGIDGLSSIKTTFEVKKTVTVTFSDSMCSLTNTRRGQIKGIILH, translated from the coding sequence ATGGCAAGACTGGGTGAGAAACTTATTAAAGCCTTCCATCAGCAAGAGTTTTGCGATCTGGAAATTTCATTATCAGATGGAACTACCCTGAGGGCACACAGGACAGTTGTTATACTCAGCAGTGATTGGTTTAGAACATGTTTGAGTGAAAATTGGGACCCAAACCAATCAAAAAAGGCAGTTATTTGTCATGATTTTTTGCCTTCGCTAACAAGATCTGTTATTGAATTTCTGTACACACATGAGATTgatttatcatttgaaaatgTTGAAGATGTGATACAGGCATCACAGTTTTATATGATTACAGATTTGTCTGTAAAATGTTTAGATTTTCTACAACAGTCCATATGTGTTGAAAAAGCCGTGCTTGTTTTACTCATTTCGCACAAATTTGGTTTGAAAGATGTTGTGTCATCATCATTGTTATACATTGACAAATATGCAAGAGATATTCTGTCCAATAGTCCtgcaaatgaaatgtttttccaATACCCTGTAGATCTAGTTAATTTGATGCTTAAGCGAAACACATTGTGTATGCATGAAGAGAAGCTATTTTTGTTGATAGTGAAGTGGATGCATTCAGAATTTAGAAATGTTTCAGACACTTGGGAAAAAATTGTTCCAAATATCAGGTTTGGCAGAATGTCCGCctcttttttcattgaaaatgttgTGTACCAAAATATTATTAGTGATGATTATGCAATGAAAAtactattatatttaaattcattgaATGTTTGTAAGGACACTGTTGGTCCAGCTTTTCATTCTCGTATGTGTGAGTCAGACAAGGACATTAAGATTGTTAGGTTTTTTTCAAGAAGTCCAAGAAATACTTGGAAATGTGATGAACTAAATGGGGATAGACTTGTAGTTTCTGTAGATAAAAATATGCAACTTCATGGAATAATTTTGTATGGCAACTACAATGTCTCAGTCTTAGTTGAAATAGCATTATCGTGTGatgaaaatattcttctgaAGGAAAAAGTACGTGAAGAGTTGACTGAGGAGTgtgaattttcatttatttttgcaaacaaTGTTACTTTAGAAAAAGATAAGTTGTATACTGTTGCTGTGCACATGTCTGGATGTGATGTGTATTTTGGCATTGATGGGTTATCAAGTATAAAAACAACCTTTGAGGTAAAAAAAACTGTGACAGTCACATTTTCTGACAGTATGTGTAGTCTTACAAACACAAGAAGAGGACAGATTAAAGGAATTATTTTGCATTAA